From Acipenser ruthenus chromosome 2, fAciRut3.2 maternal haplotype, whole genome shotgun sequence, a single genomic window includes:
- the LOC117408636 gene encoding hairy and enhancer of split-related protein helt-like: MSSKTKERKVKGRKKAPVSHKVIEKRRRDRINQCLNELGKTVPMALAKQSSGKLEKAEILEMTVQYLRALHSGDFPRGREKGELLAEFANYFHFGYHECMKNLVHYLTTVERMETKDTKYARILTFLQSKSRFVTEPVFGPLGVLPDPSEFLCQIHSTTDFQSHNLSDSVFQQGPGHFSWHSSSRTPAIPYLPNAAVPVTTPVQQLGSYLSPVQGLDNHYINFVGHSHANTFSMHNAQHAPL, translated from the exons AAGGCTCCGGTTTCGCACAAGGTGATTGAGAAGAGAAGGAGAGACCGCATTAATCAGTGCCTTAATGAACTTGGCAAAACCGTACCAATGGCTCTTGCAAAGCAG AGCTCTGGTAAGTTGGAGAAAGCAGAGATCCTGGAGATGACAGTGCAGTATCTAAGAGCCCTTCATTCTGGTGATTTCCCCAGGGGAAGAGAGAAAG gaGAGTtgttggcagagtttgcaaactATTTCCACTTCGGCTATCACGAATGTATGAAGAATCTAGTTCACTACCTGACCACAGTTGAGAGGATGGAGACAAAAGACACCAAGTATGCCAGAATCCTGACTTTCCTCCAATCAAAGTCCCGTTTTGTCACAGAACCAGTGTTTGGCCCATTAGGCGTCTTGCCCGACCCCTCAGAGTTCTTGTGCCAGATTCACTCCACAACCGACTTCCAAAGTCACAACCTGAGTGACTCTGTTTTTCAGCAAGGACCCGGACACTTTTCATGGCACAGTTCTTCACGGACCCCAGCCATCCCTTATTTACCAAATGCAGCTGTGCCAGTGACAACGCCTGTACAGCAACTCGGCAGCTATTTGTCACCAGTGCAAGGACTTGACAACCACTATATAAACTTCGTTGGACACTCCCATGCAAACACGTTCAGCATGCATAATGCACAACATGCTCCCTTGTGA